From a region of the Paenibacillus sp. FSL R10-2734 genome:
- the yqeK gene encoding bis(5'-nucleosyl)-tetraphosphatase (symmetrical) YqeK, with product MAYSREALIEAVSTQMPAKRWKHTLGVMESSIQLAEQYGADPERAETAAILHDVAKYWPVERMKEIIEQNHLNLNLLKHDKQLWHSEVGAFVAEQEYGITDPDILNAIRFHTSGREDMSLLEKIVCLADYIEPGRDFPGVDKIRKLAKVSLEEGLVAGFDSTISLLLEKRRVIFPLTVLARNDLVRILEDKI from the coding sequence ATGGCGTACAGCCGCGAAGCTCTGATTGAGGCGGTTTCGACGCAAATGCCTGCCAAGCGCTGGAAGCATACACTGGGCGTAATGGAGTCATCTATTCAACTAGCAGAGCAATATGGCGCTGATCCTGAGCGTGCAGAGACAGCGGCAATTCTGCATGATGTGGCCAAGTATTGGCCTGTGGAGAGAATGAAGGAGATTATCGAGCAGAATCATCTGAACTTGAATCTTCTGAAGCATGATAAGCAGTTGTGGCATTCGGAAGTAGGCGCCTTTGTAGCAGAGCAAGAATATGGGATCACAGATCCTGATATTCTTAATGCGATCCGTTTTCACACCTCAGGCCGTGAAGACATGAGTTTACTTGAGAAAATCGTCTGTCTCGCCGACTATATCGAACCTGGTCGCGATTTTCCTGGGGTTGATAAGATACGTAAGCTGGCAAAAGTAAGTTTGGAAGAAGGACTAGTCGCTGGATTTGATTCTACGATTAGCCTACTGCTGGAAAAACGCCGAGTGATTTTTCCGTTAACGGTACTGGCGCGTAATGATTTAGTTAGAATATTGGAGGATAAAATATGA
- a CDS encoding nicotinate-nucleotide adenylyltransferase: protein MKVGIMGGTFDPLHIGHMMAAEAARDTYGLQEIWFMPSHIPPHKHEAGVSGADRLAMVQEAVQNHEAFRTLDWEVVRGGVSYTYETIRRLQEAYPHFDLYFIIGADMVQYLPKWNEIEELVQRLTFIGVGRPGTPLDLDALPTYIADKVLLADMPLVDISSTMLRERAAAGKSIRYMVPEAVFDYVQRSGLYGVQPRSSD, encoded by the coding sequence TTGAAAGTTGGAATAATGGGAGGTACCTTTGATCCTCTTCATATCGGTCATATGATGGCAGCGGAAGCGGCAAGGGACACTTATGGACTTCAAGAAATATGGTTTATGCCTTCGCATATCCCGCCCCATAAACATGAGGCAGGTGTATCTGGAGCAGACCGGTTGGCAATGGTGCAGGAAGCGGTACAGAATCATGAGGCTTTTCGCACATTAGACTGGGAAGTTGTTAGAGGTGGCGTATCCTATACGTATGAGACTATAAGACGGCTGCAAGAAGCGTATCCGCATTTCGATCTTTATTTCATCATCGGAGCGGATATGGTTCAGTATTTACCGAAATGGAACGAGATTGAAGAGCTTGTGCAGCGGCTTACATTTATCGGTGTAGGTCGACCGGGAACACCTCTTGATCTAGACGCATTGCCAACTTATATAGCAGATAAGGTGCTGCTAGCAGATATGCCTCTGGTTGATATATCGTCAACGATGTTAAGAGAACGGGCTGCAGCGGGAAAATCCATTCGTTATATGGTACCTGAGGCAGTGTTCGATTATGTTCAAAGGAGTGGATTGTATGGCGTACAGCCGCGAAGCTCTGATTGA
- the yhbY gene encoding ribosome assembly RNA-binding protein YhbY has product MLTGKQTRYLRSLAHHLDPIFQVGKGGVNDHLVRHIEEAIEKRELMKISILSNNIENPKEIGAALAEQSGSELVQVIGKTIVLYKESRDNKTIELPR; this is encoded by the coding sequence ATGTTAACTGGTAAACAAACACGGTATCTTCGTTCATTGGCGCATCATCTCGATCCTATTTTTCAAGTGGGCAAAGGTGGAGTAAATGATCACCTCGTACGCCACATTGAAGAAGCTATTGAGAAGCGTGAGCTTATGAAGATTAGTATACTGAGCAACAATATTGAGAATCCGAAGGAAATCGGTGCTGCACTAGCTGAACAATCCGGTTCTGAACTTGTACAAGTAATCGGTAAGACCATTGTCCTGTACAAGGAATCACGCGATAACAAAACTATTGAGCTGCCACGCTAA